In Oncorhynchus tshawytscha isolate Ot180627B linkage group LG01, Otsh_v2.0, whole genome shotgun sequence, the genomic stretch TGACAACTGTTTACTACTGATGATGAAATACTAATCACTGTTGTGTTTACATATTTTTGACTAGACTCTTCAATCTTTTTTGTAGCTCAAGCAAACATGATGCTCGACAAGGATGGAAAGAAAAAACACTCCAGACCAACTTTTTCTGGACAGCAAATTTTTGCATTGGAGAAAACCTTTGAACAGACGAAATACCTTGCTGGCCCAGAGAGAGCTCGACTGGCGTACTCTTTAGGAATGACTGAAAGTCAAGTCAAGGTGTGTATCATTACTTGAgtctttaattttttttttttttaacattaatTCATTTATAAGCCTAAATGTTCATCGTTTTAAAATTAAAATTGGTATGTGGCAgttatgtgtgtaatgtgtgtttttctcagttattattattattagcaggcTTATTATTATTGCGAATATTGTTAACATTGGTGGTATTTGCCTATGCTGTTATTATGTTTTCATTATTATGCAATTGGAGCTATTAGTAACATCATGTTTTTTTTGGCTCCAACTCAGATAGTAATAACTTTTATGTTGGAAGAATAATTACTACCCACTAAATATGCCTTATAATTGCATTTATTAAGTGTTTAATTGTATGTTATTGCTTCTCCCAATAGGTATGGTTTCAAAACAGGAGAACCAAATGGCGAAAGAGACACGCAGCGGAAATGGCAACAGCCAAAAAGAAACATGATTCTGAAACTGAGAAGATGAAGGAAAGCTCGGACAATGAGGATGATGACGAGTACAACAAACCTCTGGACCCTAATTCAGACGACGAAAAAATCACAAGACTTCTGAAAAAGCACAAGGCTACAAACCTTTCCCTGATCAGTCCATGCAGCAATAGCTCGGACACCTTGTGATGACAGTGACGACTTGTCGTGAAGAGACTGAAACACTCCATGGTGCTTCTAAAGCTAATTTAACCAGGGTATAAATTGTTCAAATGGAAAGAAAGGGTGCTGATGGGTGGTGTGAATGATTTATGTTGTACAAACGAAAATGTAAGTgagatgtatatattttttactgagTAAGTTATGTTATTAAACCAATGTAAACAAGACATGGCAGCCTTTCCCGCAAATCCCGATAAGCATATACCCTCGCAATATTATAGCTTCATTTTGTTATATTATTGCC encodes the following:
- the nkx6.2 gene encoding homeobox protein Nkx-6.2 isoform X1, which codes for MLAVGQMDANRQSAFVLGSTPLAALHNMTEMKTSLFPYTLQNHAGFKAPSLNNLSTQLALGTPHGISDILGRPINSAGQLLSGFPRINGLATAGMYFNPAAVSRYPKPLTDLPGRAPIFWPGVMQSSPWRDPRVPCPDSSIFFVAQANMMLDKDGKKKHSRPTFSGQQIFALEKTFEQTKYLAGPERARLAYSLGMTESQVKVWFQNRRTKWRKRHAAEMATAKKKHDSETEKMKESSDNEDDDEYNKPLDPNSDDEKITRLLKKHKATNLSLISPCSNSSDTL
- the nkx6.2 gene encoding homeobox protein Nkx-6.2 isoform X2, whose amino-acid sequence is MLAVGQMDANRQSAFVLGSTPLAALHNMTEMKTSLFPYTLQNHAGFKAPSLNNLSTQLALGTPHGISDILGRPINSAGQLLSGFPRINGLATAGMYFNPAAVSRYPKPLTDLPGRAPIFWPGVMQSSPWRDPRVPCPAQANMMLDKDGKKKHSRPTFSGQQIFALEKTFEQTKYLAGPERARLAYSLGMTESQVKVWFQNRRTKWRKRHAAEMATAKKKHDSETEKMKESSDNEDDDEYNKPLDPNSDDEKITRLLKKHKATNLSLISPCSNSSDTL